The nucleotide window AGATTGTCAAGGCCGCTGGCAAGGCTGTGGCGTATGCCTCCACGCTCAAGAGGCAGGAGGACGCCCGGCCATCCATGTTGCAACTCGCCGGAACGCTGTTCACTTTAAACACGCCCATCGACCTTGCCGCCGTAAATGCTGTTGATGGGGAAGCAGGACACAGCGGAAGCCTAGAACACGGCAGCACCTGTCTCGATCTGCCACCCTACCAGTACACTTATAACGGCCTGAACTATCATGAGAGCCGGGCCAGCAAGGAGTACCGGTACCGGTCGGTGTTGAGACATGACCTTCTCGGCTCGAAGGTCGTCGGCAATGCAAAGTTGCGGCCCCAATGGCGGAACATTCTCCGGATGAAGGACGTCCCATGGTTAGGCGATCACCGCCTTGTGCCAGGTAAGCACTCCCCTCTTTCAAGCAGCGAATATTGCACTTATGTAGAGTAGCTGACATTTGGCTCCGTTGAATAGATGCCGTCCTGCCAGGTGCCGCGTACATCGCTATGGCGGTAGAAGCTGCGTCACGCATCTACGATGAGTTCCCCAAGCCGTTCGAGGTCAAGGGCTTCTCTCTACGTGACGTCGTCATCAAGAAGAGCCTTGTAATCCCAGAAGACGACTACGGCGTTGAGATACTCACGAGCATGGAGCTTGTCGACCTAGCCACAGCGCAATCACCTGCATGGGCTACCTTTTCCATCAGCTCAGTTGGCCGCGAAACCAATGAGTGGACGGAGCACTGCACTGGACGAGTCAAGGTGGTGGTTCAAGAGACAGGCTATGATATTGACGTCGAACACGGTCGAGTTGCCGCTCCGTACGCACCAAGGGCCGTGGACGTTAAGGCTTGGTACAAGAAGTTTTTGGACATTGGCCTCGGCTACGGTCCGGTGTTCCAGCCTCTGTCGGACATCCGTGTTGATGCGGCGTCAAACTTGGCCGTGGCGACCGTTCATCTGCAGCCCGGGATTGGTGTCATGAAGGGTGGCGAGTCCCGGTACGCCGTACACCCGGCCTCCCTGGACGGTGCCATTCAGCTGGGCTTGGTTGCGTGCCACGGAGGCCGGCCGAGCGAGGCTACCACTGCCTTCGTACCGGTACAATTCTCCAGTTTGTACATCGACAACAGCCTAGCCAGTGGCGGCGAGACATGTACCATTGTGGCTCGTGGGCAGCGGCGCGGTATCCGGAGTGCCCATCTTGATCTGCAGTTCCTGGGTGCAGATGGAAAGCTTCTGCTTGACGCCGAGTCCCTCCGATGCGTTAGCTTCTCCAGTGAGGCCAAGCCGGTGGATAGGGCATTCAGCAGCCCCTACACTCGCCTAGTGTGGAAGCCGGACATCCGCAAGCTCAGCAACAGCCAAGCTCGCCAGATATACCCTCCACCAACCAAGAATGTTGACAAGGCGCCACTGTGGGGGATCACGAACAAGGTAGCCCACTTTATTGTATACAGCATGTATGAAACTTTCGGGCGGCAGGCAGATCGGCCCCAGCCTTCGGGTGAGGTCGGCCACTTCTTTGACTGGATCATCAGAAAGGGTGAAAGTGATCATTCTGAGATGATGGAAGAGGCAAGAGAGCTGGCAGCTAAGGGTGCCCTGCTTCAGCAGATCGAAGAACTTGTCGCCCAGGCACCTGACATTATGGAAGTCAAGATCGCAAAGCTTCTGCACGACAATGCGGCCGACATTCTGTATGAACGAAAAACGGGGATGGAAGTCATCATCGGGGAGAACCTTCTGACACCACTTTATCAGGAAGGCCTCCTGATGACAGGCATCTATCCACAGCTCTCCATTGTCCTAGCTGGCCTTGCCCACGCCAACCCAAACCTCCGGATTCTCGAGATTGGAGGCGGTACTGGTGGCGCGACCCGGATCGCCATGAAGGCTTTTAACGGCCCCAACGGCATCAAGGCTTACCGGGATTACACCTTCACAGACATCTCGCCCGGCTTCCTGTCGGCGGCCAAGGAATCCATGGCCGATCTGAGGGATATGAACTTCTCCGTCTTTGACATTGAAGAGGACCCAGTGGCACAGGGATACGAGGAGCAGACATATGACCTGATTATCGCGTGTCAAGTCCTTCATGCCACCTCGAACATGACCAAGACGCTGTCAAGATGCCGCAAGCTCCTCAAGCCAGGTGGTCGACTCGTTCTGGTTGAGACCACGGAGAACTTCATCGTGCCAGGCGTTGTTGTGGGCACCTTTACGGGATACTGGGCCGGCATTCCAGATGGACGTGTGGATGCTCCTTTCCAGAGCCTGAAGGACTGGGACCGTTGCCTGAGAGAAGCAGGCTTCGCTGGGCTGGACCTGGTACTTGATGACTTCCCGGAACCCCATAATACCACATCGGTTATTCTTGCCAAGGTGCCTGAGCAAGAGCCTGAACCGTTGCCGGCAGCCCAGTCCGCAACGACTGTCCATGTGGTGCATGGTGGCAGCAACGGAACACCAGTTCTGGTAGATCATATATGTCAAGAACTGCAACAGCGGGGTACCAATGTAAAGGCTATCACGTTCAACGACGTCACAAAGGAGCTTTCTCCCGGATCGCGCGTGGTCGTATTGCTGGACGAGAGCCACCTGCTGATCAAGGCCAACGAGGAGAATCTGGCTACCATGCAATACCTGGCACGCAGTGCAACGAGTTTGGTCGCTCTGACAAGTTGCGGTACCATCAAGGGACGGGCTGCCGAGGGTGCCTTGATCTCAGGCCTGCTTCGCGTACTCCAGACTGAGAACCCCTCCAGCCAGTACATGTCCATCGATATCGACGTGGACAACTTTGAGATTGAAGATGCTGCTGAAGCAAACGAGCTCGCTCGCAGCATCGTGGACGGCGAGTGTGACCTGTTTCGTCAAGCCAGCGGATCGGCTCCTGTATTTGTGGATGGGGAGAGCGATGGTGGCGACCCCGCTGACCGCGAGTTCGTTTGGCAAAACGGTTGCCTGTGGGTTAGCCGTCACGTCCCAGATGCCGGATTCCACTCCCAGTACGGCTTAGAGACGAGGAGCATGAAGCCGGAACTACGTCCGATTGGCAGCCCCAGTCAGACAGGGGGAGTACGTGCTGCTTTCGAGACGCCCGGTGTGCTGAACTCATTGTACTTCATTCCCTACAAAGAACTCCTGCAGCCGTTGCCGGCCGACTTCATCGATGTGGCTGTTGATGCTGTGGGCGTAAATTCAAGAGATTTGGAGCACTGGGCTGGCCGCGTGGATGGCGATTACATGACTTCCGAATATGCGGGTGTGGTCACCGCGGTAGGCAGCCGAGTCCACAACATCCAGGTTGGCGATCGCGTCTATGGAGTGGGCAAGGGTCAGTTTGGCAATGTCACCCGTGTGCCTGCTGCCTTCGCAACGAAGCTTCAGCCCAACGATGACATGATCCGGATGGCCTCAATGCCGCTCGCATACACCACCGCCGTCTACGCCTTGGACCACGTCGCTCACGTCCGTGAGGGACAGTCGATCCTGATACAGTCGGGCGCCAGGGACCTTGGCCTGGCAGCCATCACTCTTGCGAAGGCAAAGCGGTCACAGGTGTTTGCAACAGTTGAGACAGCCGAGCAAGGCAAGTTCCTAGTTGAGGAGCTAGGCCTACCCGCCTCGCATGTCATTTCTATCCTCGACTCGAAGCAGCTCCAGCGCGCAGCTGAGGAAACGCGCAAGAGAAAGTTCGAGGTTGTTATGGTGACTGCCGCTCGTGGGGAGCTCCTGTCTTTGTTCCTGCAGGTCCTGGCACCGCTTGGGTGCCTTGTCGATATCGGCGGGGTGGATGGGCAGACGACGCCAGTAGTCGGTCAGATGTTACTCCCACACAATGCCACCTACGCCTCTATCGACCCGTTCGCCGTTTTCGATTCGGATCCACTGCTTGGGGCGGAGCTCATGCAATCCGTCGACGATTACTACCGGCAAGGGGTGATTGGACCGGTTCCAAGAATAACGGCGGCCGACGTTGGACAATTGTCGTCGGCACTTGGCGATTTTGGCACAGTATCTGGAAAGCTAGTGGCCAGCTTCAAGAACCCGGAAAGTTTGGTTCGGATGGCGCCATTTGCACCCACCGTCAAATTCGACCCCGAAGCGAGCTATGTGGTGACGGGAGGCTTGGGGGGCTTGGGACAATCTTTGGTCAGGTGGATGGTGGGAAGGGGCGCAAGGCACCTCGCACTTTTGTCGAGGCGTACTGCCTCCAGCGTTCCAAGTGTCCAGGAGCTGGTCAATGGGCTCGCCGGGCGAGGTGTTGAGATTCAATGCTTTGCCTGCGATGTCAGCAAAGAAGACGAGGTGACCAGCGCGATCAAGGCAATCTCGGCTGTTCGTCCCATCAAGGGCATCGTGCATGCGGCAGTCTCGTATAGGGATCTGACCTTTGACAAGCTGTCACCCGAGAGATGGAACGAAGGGTTGTCTGCCAAGGTGGCAGGCACCAAGAACCTGCACAAAGCGACTCTGTCGATGCCTCTCGACTTCTTTGTCATGACCACTTCTGCCTTGTCGGTGTATGGTTTCGCGACCCAAAGTGCATACACGGCTGCCAACAACTTCCAGGATGCCTTTGCACGATACCGCCGACAGCTTGGCTTGCCCGCGTCCACTGTGTCGTTTAGCCTGATCAAGGACGTGACGGATGTCGGCAGCAACGGGATTACCGTCGACATGTTTGAACGCAACAAGGCACTGACCCTGGATGAGTCTCAGTTCCTGGCGCTCCTCGAGCCGGCATTCTTGAATAACCGAACGGTGACGGAGGAGACTAGTGCTGGGCAATGGTCAGGTCAGGACGATGATGGGCTTTCTGTCGCAAATTTGCACACATACTTGGATCCCAGAGCAATGGCGGCGAAAAGACGTGAAGAGATGGCCAGCGAgacatcctcgtcatcttccaCAGTGCCACCACGGTGGTACAGTGACGCGCGCGTGTCTTTGATGATGCGCGCCTTTGCGGACGCACAGCGACACTCAGGAAGGTCACAAAACGCAGCCGAGGAGGGTTCCAACAAGAACACAATTGCTCATCTCCGCGCGGAGCTGGAAGCTGCAGTGCGCGAGGGAGAGGCTGGGCGAGGGCGGACGGTGGCGCTGGTACAGGATGCCATCACCAAGGTGGTGGCCGAGATGCTGTTCGTCGACGTGGAGAGCATTGACCCGGCCAAGTCGGTGGCAGAGCTGGGTGTCGACAGTCTGATTGCGGCCGAGTTGCGCAACTGGTTCATCCAGGCTCTGGGGACCAACATCAGCATGTTGGATCTGCTGGACCCCAGCGTGAGCATCAGCACCCGCGCTTCCACCATTGCGGACAAGGCCCTGACTGTGACTGCTTAAGGAGGCACTTGGAAACGGAGGAGTTGGGCGTTGGGAGTTTCACAATTTGGGAACGGCTCGAGGTTTCGGTGGATCTTGTGtagtatgtagaggtagccgTATAGCTTATGTTTTGGTCATCATGTCAATTTGGAtgcttccatttccactcGGCTTGGGAAACGTGAACCTGCCGCTCTGGTGTGCCTTGGTAGTCGATCCCAGAAAAACACAGGTAGAAAGAGATCAGAAAAGAAGACGATGCTTGGCACGCTGTAGATGGCTTCAATGGTAGACAAAGGTATCAAGACGggtgagggtggtgatgctATTCCCACGCAGTCATCGGGCAGTCCACAGCGCAATACTATGGATGTGGGAGGACGGGAACTGGGAAAATATGATGTCTTTCTGTGGAGAATCCACAATCAGGTGCGGGGTGGCACAGGCCACATCCACCCATGCAATCAAGCATCCCATTCAGGTCACGTGCACATCATTCCCATTGCCTGCCGGTAAGCGACCTGGACTTTCCTCTTTCAGCCCAGCCACTTCGGTTCGATCAATCGCCGCCGTGCTTCCATCACCTTGCACTTATAGAAGTGGCTAACGCATTTGGAGTGGACCAGTTAGTGCAAGGCAGCCAAATGCACAGAAACCTTTCTTACTGCTAACGCTTCGTCTGGAGTAATGATAGTACATGATAATCTAAGCagccgtagaggtactctaGGTGCCTCTACCTAGTTGCAGTCAAACCTTCCACTTCACTTGCTCCAAACAACATCATCCGCCCTCTGCCTCTCCGCGACCAGTCGCAACCACTTCTCCATTGCCACCACGAACGCGTCTCCTACCTTCTCATCCACCACGCCCTCCTGCCAACTCACCGACACGACCAGGTCCCCTCCTTTGACCGACGCAACCGCGATCCCCAAAGCAGACGCAACCACATTGGCACACAGCGTCATGCTCATGCGCGTTATGGACCatccatcctccttctcctcctgacCTTCCTCCAAGGAATGAAACGGCTTTCCCTCCATAGCTCCCAAGTTGCTCACCACCCACGACGACTTTCTCGGTCTCTTCACTTCCTCTTGCAACTGCCTTCTCCAGTCCGAGACCGCTCGCGATACAAAGCCGATCATGTCGTTTTCCAGGCCTCGCGGAGAACAGCTTTCGCTCTTGGCCGCGAGGTCCGCCCGGACGCGGCGTGCGGCGACGAAGATCAAGTCGTGCACTTCAGATACCACCTCCTCTGCCTCCGCTGCCCTCGGGTTCAGCTGAAAGTTACAACCTGACACGTACTTGGACTCCGTCAAGGTACGCCGCACCCGGCCGACAAGCTCTTCATCCGCCACGTGCTCGATAATCGTCACGTAATTCCCCATGGCAGTTTCGGCGTCCAATCTGTTCTTGACACAGCCAGTCCTTCCTTTCGAATAAGGAGAGGGCAAATATCTTCTGATATTCATCGGCGTCAAAAAGGCAAAGGCATCGGCTTTCGCCACGAGTTCTCTCAAGGGGGCCAGCGAAACGAGTGCAATACCGTGCAATAGCGCCGTCAATGTCGCCCCCTGTTTTCGGCAGGCTTGTACCAGCTCCTCCGCAATGTTCGCTGGAAATGTCATGGTGCGGATTTGGCTCCTGAACGGAACTGTGTCAGGGCTGGTAAGCTGGATTGGGGCCCAGTGTGCATGGGTTGCAACGTTGCGCGGATACTGAGAAGAGGGGGTTTGAATCTCGTGCTTGAGAAAGTGTTCGAACGCTATTGGGTCGACGGGGAAAGGGAGGATGGACTCCGGAGGCGGCGGGAGGCTGGCGGCCAAGGCAGACGTGGGTGATAGGGTAAGGATGTGGTCGATCAGGAACGGGTTGTGGCTTGCTTGTGGGGAGCCGTGCAAGCCCGAGTCGGACGCATGGAGGTGCGTGAGGAGCTCTCGGTAAAAATTTATGCAGCTGACGCCGTCGAGGTGAGTGTGGTTGAACATTAGGAGGATTTCGATGAAAGACGTGTCAGCCTCCGAGCGAAGAACCCTGATCCGCCATCCTGGCCTTACACGGAACTTGGTGAACCTGGTGTCAGCCTCGCGGTTTAGCGTCTGCTGGAATTCCTTCTGGAAAGCATCATCGCCGCCTTTGACCGTTTGCCACTTAATCACTTTTCCGAGGTTGATGCTGTCGAGACGAACCCACGATGGCGTGCTGGTTTTGGCGCCTGCGATCCCCACTTGCATGTGCGGATGAGTCAGCACGACGCGCGCAACGGCTCGTTCGAATTCGTTCACCAAGTCATGATGTCTGGCAGTGGGAGCAAGCCGTTTTGGCAACGCAAAGCGACAGGATACGACGTTGCTCCGGATCAGATCGAGGGTTTGGAGAGCAATCTGGTATGACTCCCTGGCAGATCGACCTTATCAGCTATCGCTTTTTTCATACGCTGGGGTGTTGATCAATGATGGGATTACGTACAGTGCTCCAAGCCTCCGAATAATGGGTGATTTATTGAGAGCGACTTTCGGTCTTTCCCTGTCTTCTTTTCTTACTGCTGGCTGGCTGTCGACGCGCAGCTGTCGATGGACCATCATCCCACCGTAGTTCGGCATTATGGCAGGTGTCTGCAACGCAGGTGATGAAGGCAATGCCTGggacatacctctacacaaaGCTTTCTGGGACTCTAGAGTGCAGAGTCACGCTGCTCTTGGTCTTGTTAACCCCAACGATGGGAGACCCCTCTTCGGCCGTTCAGCGTCACCCGGGTATTGTGTCTGACGGACGGGGATAACGTGAGTACCCACGGCGCGTTCCTTGCAATGGTTAGTGATCGTATGTCAAAGGAAGGTATGCTGGGGCCCGAAGGCTGACAATGTGGTTACACTGGAATACCGCGTACTGTCTTCAATTTTCTATCCCGATTGTCACGATTAAAGACGACCTTTTCTATACTGGCTAGGTACGCGGCTTAAATCAGTCTGACTAGGTTCCTGTCTTGAACAAAGACGACACCACAAATCAGACCTCGTATGGATGGCTCATCCCTTCACTCAACTTCATCCCTGCCGCATCCGTCATCATGATAACTCATATTTGCTCGGCCCTTCCCCATCGACATCATCCCACGTTGTCGTGGATTTGGGTACACCATCTTCATCGGACACAAGGCCTTGTTCTGTCCGTCTCCTGGGATTACTCCAACACGACCGACATAAGTCGGTGGTGCATGGGCTTGGGTGGTAAGCGAGGGTTATCAGCCTCGACCCGTATCTCTGTGAGGGTGCAATGGCTCTGCGTCGGTCGAGCCATAGGTTTCGGCCGAAATTTCGACTAGTGTCGGCCGGCCCTCTTGTGTTGCATCGACAAAGCCTGAGTCAGCACAACCTCCGTCAACAAGCTACCTGTTTGAGTCAATGTGGGTGGTGAACGGTCTATTCATCCACGTATCTAGGTGTTATTCAATTAAACTTGTGGTAGTATTCGAGATCGAACAATGGAAGTCTTCGGTGACCCGACCATGTATTCACTCAGCCCATGGGCAGTGTTCCACCCCGCCGCACACCATTGGCCACCGGCTCACCTTCGTTCTCTCGGCTATCAGTGCCAGATTTGGGCCTGTTgcttttctcctcctcccttctgGATCTTCCTCCACTCGAAGCAACAGGCAGCAAGAAAAGTACATCCAGCCGCAGCAGCGCTAATGTA belongs to Neurospora crassa OR74A linkage group IV, whole genome shotgun sequence and includes:
- the pks-5 gene encoding polyketide synthase 5 yields the protein MSSTFKHDPHEPVAIVGMACRWPGGVHDPSQFWEFLRNKVNGWKEFDDPRFSSAGFHHPNSDRPGSMSMKGAFLAEQDARLFDHTFFGMTGLEVETMDPSQRKLLEVAYEAIESAGETWESVSGTRTGVFVGNFCLDHWMIQSRDWDNPRPYAFTGAGTSILANRISYIFNLQGPSLTVDTACSSSMYALHLAVNAIRAGDCDSAIVASANWIADPGVQIALDKLGALSASARCHTFDARAEGYARGEGFGAIYLKRPSLAIADMSPIRAMIRGTAINSNGRTGGITRPSANGQETVIREAYRNAGNLPFRDTSYFECHGTGTYVGDPIEVAALGRVFAPERSSDDPLLIGSVKSNVGHGEGASALASIMKVVLALEHGAIPPIYDLQTRNPNIDFEGAKVQPVTEVTPWPKDRLQRASINSFGYGGANGHCIIDHVNIVLPDYVAPGIYKRSTRDTTNGVNGHMNGRNGSPSHRPMIQRPKMTASPNANTRPLVLLPLSAHNENSLELNLKALSQVVDKLPLADVAYTLGARRSKFAQRSFCIVEKDKVVEGLAAKSRVVRAPLQPTNLGFIFTGQGAQWHAMGAQLFEYRVFSTAIRYLDHVLSSLPNGPDWSLEKILSGDCDAALIQRAEISQAVCTAVQVGLVDLLASWSVRPHSVAGHSSGEMAAAYAAGRITAAEAIVAAYFRGQAVSRNRQTGAMLAVGLGPEAVAKYLSGLEDQVKVAAINSPGSVTLSGDPAAIDSISKALAADSIFNRKLQTGGNAYHSHHMLPIGREYIEMLSQGLQHIQKLGLASPEQRYPKALWVSSVKPNKDTTESFDDPSAYWRANLESPVQFSEAVASLVRNENVTIHALVEIGPHPALKSPVEQIVKAAGKAVAYASTLKRQEDARPSMLQLAGTLFTLNTPIDLAAVNAVDGEAGHSGSLEHGSTCLDLPPYQYTYNGLNYHESRASKEYRYRSVLRHDLLGSKVVGNAKLRPQWRNILRMKDVPWLGDHRLVPDAVLPGAAYIAMAVEAASRIYDEFPKPFEVKGFSLRDVVIKKSLVIPEDDYGVEILTSMELVDLATAQSPAWATFSISSVGRETNEWTEHCTGRVKVVVQETGYDIDVEHGRVAAPYAPRAVDVKAWYKKFLDIGLGYGPVFQPLSDIRVDAASNLAVATVHLQPGIGVMKGGESRYAVHPASLDGAIQLGLVACHGGRPSEATTAFVPVQFSSLYIDNSLASGGETCTIVARGQRRGIRSAHLDLQFLGADGKLLLDAESLRCVSFSSEAKPVDRAFSSPYTRLVWKPDIRKLSNSQARQIYPPPTKNVDKAPLWGITNKVAHFIVYSMYETFGRQADRPQPSGEVGHFFDWIIRKGESDHSEMMEEARELAAKGALLQQIEELVAQAPDIMEVKIAKLLHDNAADILYERKTGMEVIIGENLLTPLYQEGLLMTGIYPQLSIVLAGLAHANPNLRILEIGGGTGGATRIAMKAFNGPNGIKAYRDYTFTDISPGFLSAAKESMADLRDMNFSVFDIEEDPVAQGYEEQTYDLIIACQVLHATSNMTKTLSRCRKLLKPGGRLVLVETTENFIVPGVVVGTFTGYWAGIPDGRVDAPFQSLKDWDRCLREAGFAGLDLVLDDFPEPHNTTSVILAKVPEQEPEPLPAAQSATTVHVVHGGSNGTPVLVDHICQELQQRGTNVKAITFNDVTKELSPGSRVVVLLDESHLLIKANEENLATMQYLARSATSLVALTSCGTIKGRAAEGALISGLLRVLQTENPSSQYMSIDIDVDNFEIEDAAEANELARSIVDGECDLFRQASGSAPVFVDGESDGGDPADREFVWQNGCLWVSRHVPDAGFHSQYGLETRSMKPELRPIGSPSQTGGVRAAFETPGVLNSLYFIPYKELLQPLPADFIDVAVDAVGVNSRDLEHWAGRVDGDYMTSEYAGVVTAVGSRVHNIQVGDRVYGVGKGQFGNVTRVPAAFATKLQPNDDMIRMASMPLAYTTAVYALDHVAHVREGQSILIQSGARDLGLAAITLAKAKRSQVFATVETAEQGKFLVEELGLPASHVISILDSKQLQRAAEETRKRKFEVVMVTAARGELLSLFLQVLAPLGCLVDIGGVDGQTTPVVGQMLLPHNATYASIDPFAVFDSDPLLGAELMQSVDDYYRQGVIGPVPRITAADVGQLSSALGDFGTVSGKLVASFKNPESLVRMAPFAPTVKFDPEASYVVTGGLGGLGQSLVRWMVGRGARHLALLSRRTASSVPSVQELVNGLAGRGVEIQCFACDVSKEDEVTSAIKAISAVRPIKGIVHAAVSYRDLTFDKLSPERWNEGLSAKVAGTKNLHKATLSMPLDFFVMTTSALSVYGFATQSAYTAANNFQDAFARYRRQLGLPASTVSFSLIKDVTDVGSNGITVDMFERNKALTLDESQFLALLEPAFLNNRTVTEETSAGQWSGQDDDGLSVANLHTYLDPRAMAAKRREEMASETSSSSSTVPPRWYSDARVSLMMRAFADAQRHSGRSQNAAEEGSNKNTIAHLRAELEAAVREGEAGRGRTVALVQDAITKVVAEMLFVDVESIDPAKSVAELGVDSLIAAELRNWFIQALGTNISMLDLLDPSVSISTRASTIADKALTVTA